Proteins co-encoded in one Rhodospirillaceae bacterium genomic window:
- a CDS encoding enoyl-CoA hydratase (Catalyzes the reversible hydration of unsaturated fatty acyl-CoA to beta-hydroxyacyl-CoA), with translation MDKGSVTYVEDGPIGHVVFDRPQARNAMTWKMYDELATACRTITENSDIRAVTLRGAGGKAFIAGTDIGQFQEFTDGEDGIEYEKNVEVYLDALVSVPVPVLAVIEGWAVGGGLAIAAACDIRIATPDARFGVPIARTLGNCLSAKNISTLVSVFGVSRVNRMLLAAEILDADEARTAGFLGEIVAADKITDRANEIATTLSTNAPVTLRSTKQALARLATDPAPDDQDLIRQTYGSEDFKLGVKAFVEKTKPVWTGK, from the coding sequence ATGGATAAAGGTTCCGTAACGTATGTGGAAGATGGCCCCATCGGGCATGTCGTATTTGATCGCCCCCAGGCCCGCAACGCGATGACCTGGAAGATGTATGACGAACTGGCGACGGCCTGTCGGACCATCACCGAAAATTCAGATATCCGCGCCGTCACGCTTCGGGGGGCCGGCGGTAAGGCGTTCATTGCCGGAACCGATATCGGTCAGTTCCAAGAATTTACCGACGGCGAAGATGGCATCGAATACGAAAAAAATGTCGAAGTCTATCTCGATGCCCTTGTCTCGGTTCCCGTGCCGGTGTTGGCGGTGATTGAAGGCTGGGCCGTGGGCGGTGGCTTGGCCATTGCAGCCGCGTGCGACATTCGCATTGCGACCCCGGACGCGCGCTTCGGCGTGCCCATCGCGCGCACCCTCGGCAATTGTCTTTCGGCGAAAAATATATCGACGCTGGTGTCGGTATTCGGCGTTTCCCGGGTCAACAGAATGTTGTTGGCGGCGGAGATTCTGGATGCGGACGAAGCAAGGACCGCTGGGTTCTTAGGCGAGATCGTGGCGGCGGATAAGATCACCGACCGGGCCAACGAGATCGCCACAACCCTCAGCACCAACGCGCCGGTCACGCTCCGATCCACCAAGCAAGCCCTGGCAAGACTGGCCACTGACCCGGCCCCTGACGATCAAGACCTCATCCGCCAAACCTACGGCAGCGAAGATTTTAAATTAGGCGTCAAAGCCTTCGTCGAGAAAACAAAACCCGTGTGGACGGGGAAGTGA
- a CDS encoding DNA-binding protein: protein MKAFEKKLGRIFQLQYEKGDDFYSSLNAFVKEKKIMAGTVFVMGALTQTEMISGYKSMNGYDVDRRSFKDWRELFALGFISWPEDPPAALLPHEKEEWVNPSPYVHIHMALGGGPGNNEDVLCGHLNGGTIKGGMTLEIYEHLHI from the coding sequence ATGAAGGCGTTTGAAAAAAAATTAGGTCGAATTTTTCAGCTTCAATATGAAAAGGGAGATGATTTTTATTCCAGTTTAAATGCGTTTGTAAAAGAAAAGAAAATTATGGCGGGCACTGTTTTTGTAATGGGTGCATTAACTCAAACAGAAATGATTTCTGGTTATAAATCAATGAACGGGTATGACGTAGACCGAAGAAGTTTTAAAGATTGGAGAGAACTTTTCGCTTTAGGTTTTATCAGTTGGCCAGAAGACCCTCCCGCTGCGTTGCTCCCTCATGAAAAAGAAGAATGGGTTAATCCAAGCCCTTATGTGCATATTCATATGGCATTAGGTGGTGGTCCTGGAAACAATGAAGATGTCCTCTGCGGGCATTTGAATGGTGGGACAATCAAAGGTGGAATGACCCTTGAGATTTATGAGCATCTTCATATTTAA